One Telluria mixta DNA window includes the following coding sequences:
- the rfbF gene encoding glucose-1-phosphate cytidylyltransferase, which yields MKAVILAGGLGTRLSEETTIKPKPMVEIGGKPILWHIMKQYSAYGINEFVICCGYKGYVIKEFFANYFLHTSDVTFDLQNNSMEVHQRFAEPWKVTLVDTGDTSMTGGRLKRVRRFVEGDEAFCFTYGDGVADIDIGASLAFHKAHGLLGTMTAVQPPGRFGAIDFEGERVTAFREKPQGDGAWINGGYFVLSPKVIDYIDGDTTVWEKEPMERLADECQLSAFRHTGFWHPMDTLRDKVLLEELWQTGKAPWKVWK from the coding sequence ATGAAAGCAGTAATCCTTGCCGGCGGCCTCGGCACCCGACTCAGCGAAGAAACGACGATCAAGCCGAAGCCCATGGTCGAGATCGGCGGCAAGCCGATCCTGTGGCACATCATGAAGCAGTACTCGGCCTACGGGATCAACGAGTTCGTCATCTGCTGCGGCTACAAGGGCTATGTGATCAAGGAATTTTTTGCCAACTATTTCCTGCACACATCTGACGTCACCTTCGACCTGCAGAACAATTCGATGGAAGTGCACCAGCGCTTCGCCGAACCGTGGAAGGTGACCCTGGTCGACACGGGCGACACCAGCATGACGGGCGGCCGCCTGAAGCGCGTGCGCCGCTTCGTCGAAGGCGACGAGGCGTTCTGTTTCACCTACGGCGACGGCGTGGCCGACATCGACATCGGCGCCTCGCTGGCTTTCCACAAGGCACACGGCCTGCTCGGCACGATGACGGCCGTGCAGCCGCCGGGCCGCTTCGGCGCCATCGACTTCGAAGGCGAGCGCGTGACGGCGTTCCGCGAAAAACCGCAGGGCGACGGCGCGTGGATCAACGGCGGCTATTTCGTGCTGTCGCCGAAGGTCATCGACTACATCGACGGCGACACGACCGTGTGGGAAAAGGAACCGATGGAACGCCTCGCGGACGAATGCCAGCTCTCGGCCTTCCGCCACACGGGCTTCTGGCACCCGATGGACACGCTGCGCGACAAGGTGTTGCTGGAAGAACTTTGGCAAACGGGCAAGGCGCCCTGGAAAGTCTGGAAATGA
- the rfbG gene encoding CDP-glucose 4,6-dehydratase, with protein MNPSFWRGKRVFLSGHTGFKGSWLSLWLQQLGADVTGFALAPPSSPSLFDAAGVAHGMRSLQGDIRDPAALRQALTEARPDIVIHMAAQALVRHSYADPVETYSTNVMGLVHLFEAVRATQGVRAVVNVTSDKCYENREWVWGYREDEAMGGYDPYSNSKGCAELVTSAYRSSFFNPADHARHGVALGSGRAGNVIGGGDWAQDRLIPDMMRAIASGQPVRIRSPHAIRPWQHVLEPLSGYLTLAEHLYEQGPAFAEGFNFGPHDTDARPVEWIVERLCAAWGDGAAWELDGAPQPHEATYLKLDCAKARARLHWQPRWTLAETLVRIVDWHKAHAAGAAMRDFTLAQIASYQNTQPDKV; from the coding sequence ATGAATCCATCCTTCTGGCGCGGCAAGCGCGTCTTCCTGAGCGGCCACACGGGCTTCAAGGGAAGCTGGCTGAGCCTGTGGCTGCAGCAGCTGGGCGCCGACGTGACCGGTTTCGCGCTGGCGCCGCCCAGCAGCCCGAGCCTGTTCGACGCGGCCGGCGTGGCGCACGGCATGCGCTCGCTGCAGGGCGACATCCGCGACCCCGCCGCGCTGCGCCAGGCGCTCACCGAGGCGCGCCCGGACATCGTGATCCACATGGCGGCGCAGGCGCTCGTGCGCCATTCGTACGCCGATCCGGTCGAGACCTATTCGACCAACGTGATGGGCCTCGTGCACCTGTTCGAAGCCGTGCGCGCGACACAAGGCGTGCGCGCCGTCGTCAACGTCACGAGCGACAAGTGCTACGAAAACCGCGAGTGGGTATGGGGCTATCGCGAGGATGAGGCCATGGGTGGTTACGATCCTTACAGCAACAGCAAAGGGTGCGCGGAACTCGTCACGAGCGCCTACCGCTCGTCGTTCTTCAACCCGGCCGACCACGCGCGCCACGGCGTCGCGCTCGGCTCGGGCCGCGCGGGCAACGTGATCGGCGGCGGCGACTGGGCGCAGGACCGCCTGATTCCGGATATGATGCGTGCAATCGCGTCCGGCCAGCCCGTGCGCATCCGCAGCCCGCACGCGATCCGGCCATGGCAGCACGTGCTGGAGCCGCTGTCGGGCTACCTGACGCTGGCCGAACATTTGTATGAACAGGGCCCGGCCTTCGCCGAAGGCTTCAATTTCGGCCCGCACGACACCGACGCGCGGCCGGTCGAATGGATCGTCGAGCGCCTGTGCGCCGCGTGGGGTGATGGCGCCGCGTGGGAACTCGACGGCGCGCCGCAGCCGCACGAAGCGACGTACCTGAAGCTCGACTGCGCCAAGGCGCGCGCGCGCCTGCACTGGCAGCCGCGCTGGACGCTGGCCGAGACGCTGGTCCGCATCGTCGACTGGCACAAGGCCCATGCGGCCGGCGCCGCCATGCGCGACTTCACGCTGGCGCAGATCGCCTCCTACCAGAATACGCAACCCGATAAGGTCTAA
- the rfbH gene encoding lipopolysaccharide biosynthesis protein RfbH — MSEAQTKEQLREQIIQLVGQYGALASQPRPFEPGTTVIPAAGKVVGAPEMEMMVHASLDAWLTTGRFNDQFEAKLAKLIGVQHLITVNSGSSANLVAFMTLTSPKLGPRAIQQGDEVIGVAAGFPTTVNPIIQFGAVPVFVDVELGTYNIDVTKLEAAIGPKTKAIMLAHTLGNPYNLDVITALCKKYNLWLIEDCCDALGSTYRGKMVGTFGDIGTMSFYPAHHITMGEGGAVFTNNPELKLIAESFRDWGRDCYCPPGKDNTCGRRFCWKLGTLPEGYDHKYTYTHLGYNLKITDMQAACGLAQIDRVGDFVQARKDNFAYLKERLQSCAEFLILPEATEGSDPSWFGFPMTLKPEANASRVDLLTYLDQYKIGTRLLFAGNLTRQPYMIGRNYRVSGDLTNTDRVMNDTFWIGVFPGLTREMLDFVIEKIEAFFGVNF, encoded by the coding sequence ATGAGCGAAGCACAAACCAAAGAACAACTGCGCGAGCAGATCATCCAGCTGGTCGGCCAGTACGGCGCCCTGGCGAGCCAGCCGCGTCCGTTCGAGCCCGGCACGACCGTGATCCCGGCCGCCGGCAAGGTCGTGGGCGCGCCCGAGATGGAAATGATGGTGCATGCCTCGCTCGACGCCTGGCTGACCACCGGCCGTTTCAACGACCAGTTCGAAGCAAAGCTGGCCAAGCTGATCGGCGTGCAGCACCTGATCACCGTGAACTCGGGCTCGTCCGCCAACCTCGTCGCCTTCATGACGCTGACCTCGCCCAAGCTGGGCCCGCGCGCGATCCAGCAGGGCGACGAAGTGATCGGCGTGGCCGCCGGCTTCCCGACGACGGTCAATCCGATCATCCAGTTCGGCGCCGTCCCCGTGTTCGTGGACGTCGAACTGGGCACGTACAACATCGACGTGACGAAGCTGGAAGCGGCAATCGGCCCGAAGACCAAGGCCATCATGCTGGCGCACACGCTCGGCAACCCGTACAACCTGGACGTCATCACGGCGCTGTGCAAGAAGTACAACCTGTGGCTCATCGAGGATTGCTGCGACGCGCTCGGTTCGACCTACCGCGGCAAGATGGTCGGCACGTTCGGCGACATCGGCACGATGTCGTTCTACCCGGCCCACCACATCACGATGGGCGAAGGCGGCGCCGTGTTCACCAACAACCCGGAACTGAAGCTGATCGCCGAATCGTTCCGCGACTGGGGCCGCGACTGCTACTGCCCACCGGGCAAGGACAATACCTGCGGCCGCCGCTTCTGCTGGAAGCTGGGCACGCTGCCGGAAGGCTACGATCACAAGTACACGTACACCCACCTGGGCTACAACCTCAAGATCACGGACATGCAGGCCGCCTGCGGCCTCGCGCAGATCGACCGCGTGGGCGACTTCGTCCAGGCGCGCAAGGACAACTTCGCGTACCTGAAGGAACGCCTGCAGTCGTGCGCGGAATTCCTGATCCTGCCGGAAGCGACCGAAGGCTCCGATCCGTCCTGGTTCGGCTTCCCGATGACCCTGAAGCCGGAAGCGAATGCGTCGCGCGTCGACCTGCTGACCTACCTGGACCAGTACAAGATCGGCACGCGCCTGCTGTTCGCCGGCAACCTGACGCGCCAGCCGTACATGATCGGCCGTAACTACCGCGTGTCGGGCGACCTGACGAACACCGACCGCGTGATGAACGACACGTTCTGGATCGGCGTGTTCCCGGGCCTGACCCGCGAGATGCTGGACTTCGTGATCGAGAAAATCGAAGCATTCTTTGGCGTGAATTTCTGA